The DNA region GGCGGTGACGAAGTAGACGTCAACATCCTTCTTGTTGACGGTGAAGTTGCCGCTGCCGGGACGCAGGAAGACGCGCGCAATCGAAGATTTGCGACGGCCGGTTCCGTAGTATTGGATCAGATCTGCCATGGTGCTCCTTGAACTTGCCTCAGGGGCGAAAGCCCCGAAATCTTTGTGTTTCGTGCGGCGCGGCTAAAAGCCGTGCCCTTTCAAAACAAAACCAACCCGTCTAAAGACTAGGCCTTGGGGGCGTTGGAGGCGTGAAACTCCATCGCTACAGGCTGCTGGGCGAGATGCGGATGCTGGCTGCCCTTGTAGACCTTGAGCTTGGTGGCCATCTGCCGGCCCATCTTGGACTTGGGAAGCATGCCCTTGATCGACTGCTCGACGATTGCCTCGGGACGGCGGGCTAGCAGCTTGACGAAGGACTCTTCACGCAGACCGCCGGGGAAGCCGGTGTAGCGGCGATAGAGCTTGGTGTTCGACTTGAGGCCCGTGAGGACGATCTTTTCGGCATTGATGACGATGACGTGATCGCCCATATCAATATATGGGGTGTACAGCGGATTGAGCTTGCCTGCGAGGATGCTTGCGGCTTGCGTGGAAAGACGGCCGAGGGTCTTGCCGCTGGCGTCGATGACAAACCACTTGCGCTTGATGTCTTTGCCGCTGGGGATGGTAGTGGACATTGCTCTATTTACTCCCTGGTTCTGCCGTCTTCAGTGTTCGGCGTGGTGCATGAAGAAAGGTGGATCGAATGTGTTTCTCACAACAGATAAAACTGGTTACAGCACGAAAGACCCGGGACGACGAGAGAGCATCCTCGAACGCAAAAGGGATCATTCCGCGTGGGACAGCGCACAAAGCCTTGAAAGATCAAGCCTGGGAAGTGGGTGCTTATAGAGCGGCCTTATTGATTGGCTACCCCAAATGAGTCCACCACGTATCTCTTTCGACCGGCTTACCTATGGAGATAGACCTACATAGACGCACGGACGCGAGACTGCGCGAGATTCAAGATTAGCCTAATGGCCGGGGATTCGTCAATGGAAATGCTTAGCTGGCTGGCGCGGCTGGGGTGGCAAGGTCGAGGACGTAGATGGAGCCGTCGTCATAGAGATGGCGGCGGGTGCGGGCCAGTTCGCTGTATTGGCGGTGGCTATCGAGGGTGATCTCGTCTTCACTGCGAATCCACTGGGTGATGCTTTTGTCTTGCATGACGGAGATGAGGTGGGACTGCTCGGCGTCGTCCTCGCTATAGGAATGAGCCAGATAGCGGATATTGTGCGAGAGAAGATAGCGGGCCAGAGCCTCTCCGTCAGAGCGGCCGGGCCAACCTGGGGGGAGGCTGGCGGCTCCGGGAAAGTCGGCGATATCGAGGTGGTGAGTGCGGTAGTCGAGCAGGAAGGTGTCGTCGACGGTGACAATGGCGGCAGCGTCGGTGGGGATGGCGCTCTCCATGGCGGCGTACTGCAAATGCAGGGCGACGGGCGCAATGGAATAGCTGGAGAAGGTGGCGTGCAGGTTTTCTGCGGTCCGGCGATATTCGTGCGTCCACGAGTTCATCCCGATATAGAAGGCGGTGGCAACGGCGAGCACGGCAGAGCAGGCTTGCAGGAGACGCCATTTTTGCGCCTGGGGAAGATGGTTGACGCGGCGGCTGAAGACTACGAAGAGAAGAAGAATTGACGGGACGATCGCGGGATAGTTGTAGCGGCGGACGGAGTCTCCGCCGGTAGCGATGCCGACGAATATCGAGGCTACCAGCGTGGCTGCGGTGAGGGCCACGATGGCGCGGGTCTGTTCGTCGTCTTCTCCCCAGAACCATTCAAGAAGAAGAATGACGAGCAGCGGGAGATTAAACGGCAGGACCTTGTGGAGAATGATCTTCGGGTTGAAGCCGGATGGCGGCGGATAGAGACCGTAGCTGCTGTAGTGGAAGCCCTTGCCGAGTAAAGGATAGAAATAAGTCCCTGAGGTGGCGTGCTGGGCGATCATCCAGGGAGCGAGGACGAGCAGGCAGCCTGCGGCTCCGATGAGGAGGGTGCGCAGGCCTGCGGCGAGACCACGGCGGCTGAGGACAAGGATGGCGATGCAGAGGACGAAGAGCACTCCGTGGGGGAGATAGGTGGATTTGGTGGAGGCGATGGCAGCGGTGGTCATGCCCAACAAGAGCGCTTGCAGGTTCGGGTGGTCCGCGAGCGAACTTCGATTGGACGCGAGGTAGACCAGACCGAAGAAGAGCGCGCTGGGAAGAAGGACGAAGGTCAGATTGAACTGAAGTTGCGGGGTGATGAGGACGAAGACGGCAAGAGCTGCCTGCTGGAGCGGAGTGAGATCGAACTCGTCGGCCAGGCCGAAGGCGACTACGGCGAGCAGGAGAAGGCCGAGGGCGCGGTCGGCCATCTGCACGTCTTCGAGGGGGAGTTCGGTGAGGACCAGGGTTTGCAGAAAGTAGTTGCCGCCGACGCTGGCCATGATGCGGCGCTCGCTGAAGGGGTCGGGGGCGTACTCGTGCAACTGAAGCATCTTTTCAGGGGCGGCGAGATAGAAGTTGTAGTCGTCCTCCTGCTGGTAGTACGCGGTATGAACGGTAGCCGCTAGACGGAGGGCGAAGACAATCGCGAAGAACAAGAGCAGCAGCTTGAGCTTCAGATGGGTGTTTGCATGTGAGTAGGATTCGCGCTTTGCTGTCGGCTTGTCGGCGAGACGAAGCAGGAGAAGTGCAAGGATTCCGATAATGCTGAACCCGACGAGCACGGGGACCGTGATGGCGTGCAGCAGGTTGAGGATTCCTCCGAGGAGAATGACCACGCTGAAGCCGGAGACGGCTGCAAGGGCGATTGCGGGGCGGCGCACACCGAAGAGTCGCAGAAGAAGGCCGCCGTAGCCGGAGATGGCGGCGAAGAGACCGACGCACCAGAGGATCGCTACAGCAAACTGAAGCAAGATAGTGGTATTCATTTGAAGGCTACCTGTCTGTTTCAGAAGCGTTGGGGACAATCGATGCGTAGAGGCAGAAGACCGCTGCGATGAGAATAAAAGGCTACTGAGTCCCTTAGTCTGCGTCAAGGATTGGCGATAATAGAGCAGGTAGAGGTGGGGCATCTATTGTGATGCACTAGAATGCAGGAAATCTTAGAAATAAATCTCCTCTAAGTGCAAGAGCCTTTGCTCACCAAAAGACGGCGGTCTGACTAAATGGACGCAAAATAGACACCTAGGACATGTATGCAACTTCGACGAATTACAACAAGTGGAAACTGGATACCAGAGATCGACGGTCTGCGCTTTATTGCAATCGTGGCGACGCTGCTTGTGCATATGTTCGGCGAAGTTTATACACGAAGCGGTCACGATTTTATCTCCCAATATCATTACGACTTTTTCAAGTTAGTTGATCGCGGAGACCGCGGCGTTTCGCTTTTCTTTGTGATTAGCGGATTCATCCTGGCGCAGCCTTTTCTTCGCCAGCATCTTGAGCATGCCAAGGCTGTGTCGATTAAGGGTTACTTCAAACGGAGGTTAACCCGGCTTGAACCTCCCTACATCCTGTCGCTCCTGCTCTACCTATTCGCAGTCAGCCTTTTCAAGCATCAATTTCTCTCTCTGTTGCCACACTTCTTCGCCCAGGTTTTTTATTTACATAATTTTATTTTCAACTACGGCTCTCTCAACTTCGTTACCTGGAGTCTTGAAGTAGAAGTCCAGTTTTATATTGTCGCTCCGCTGCTCGGATATCTCTACGCTATCTCCAGACCTGTACTTCGTCGCGGCATCATGATTTGCCTCATCGTGGCCAGCATTCTCATCCAAGTGCATGGTGGACAGTCACTGATTGCGTGGAATTTTCCGGGACAGCTTCAATTCTTCCTCGTAGGTTTCCTCATTGCGGATGTTCGAGCGACCCAGACGAAATCATGGCAAAGCCGACGGTGGGACTTAGCAAGTCTGCTGGTTTGGCCGGCCATCTTTGGACTTGAGAAGTCGAACTTCTTCGCTTTTCTTTTCCCAGTATTGATCTTTATCGCGTATCTCGCAGCATTCAACGGTCCGGTCTCGCGCGGTATTTTCCAGACGAAATGGATCGCGCTGACCGGCGGCATGTGCTACTCGTTCTATCTCATGCATATGCTGGTAATTGACTGCGTCTTCAAGTTCACGAAGAAAATTATTATTCCATCGAGTCTCATGCTCAGTTTTTCAAGTCAAGTTTTCCTGCTTGGCATCTGCATCTATATTTTTTGCACGTTCTACTTCGTTCTAATTGAGAGACCATGTATGGATCCAAAGTGGCCTGGCAAGCTTATGGCCAGGATTCGCAACCGCCGTCACTCACCAAGCGACATGATTGCAGGAGATTGAAGTGCCTATTGGCTAGAGGTTTCCGGCTCGCCTTTGCAGGCGCGATCGATCATCCAATCGAGGCTGCCTGAGCAGCCCGATCTTCCTTCCGACTACCACTATTGCCTAGGGTTGCGTGAATAGCGAGGCGAGTGGAAACGTGGAGGAGCCGGCGATCGCTTTACACGTCTCGGCAGCAGTGGCCTCAGGCAAAAGCAGGTAATGGGTGTCGGGGGTTCGCACGTTGCCGAAATCATAGTGAGTGCAGACCTGCCAGCTTTCGATCGGCATGAAATTGGAGATCGTCTTCAGTTGGCTGACATTCCCGAAGATAAAGTCAGGACGAGTGGCGACGCAGGCTGCCAATCGTTCATCTTTATTCAAGCGGGCCGCAGCCCTTCCATTGACCAGGCCGGCCATGTCACAGATGTTTGCCTTCGAAAAGTAGCCGATATAGCCGACGTCCGAGGCAATTCCCTGCTTGCCCTGAAGGACGTCAAGGTGCTGGCCCTGGAACTCTTTCATGGTTCTCACCCTCGTGGACAGGACGCGATACATGACTTTGCACTCGATCGGCAGCATGAGAAGAAGAACGACAAAGAAACCGTAGATAAGAGGGTAGGACTGGTTGACCGGTGGACGATCTGAATCAATCGAACCCAGTTCAAGAAGATTCCAGAGCGTGGAGAAAAAGTAAGCCCACACAAGGTATCTGGCCCCCTGAATCTCCTGACCGCGCAACGCAGACAGTGCAAGGACAGCGGGAAAGACGATATTCGCGAAGAGCGTGGGGATGGAGAGGGTCCCCGCGCGGAACAACAGAATGAGCGTAAGCAGCCACAACAGCAGGAGGCCTACACCAAAGGTGAGCGCTCCTCCAAGGACCGTTGCTGCGGTCGAAAAGGCTTGCCATGTGGGGATTCCGCTGGACTTGGCGAGGGCGGTATCTGGCAGAAGAGCGTGCATCCTCCAGACGATAAACGCCAACGCGAGAAGACTGCCCAACAGTACATGGCTGGAGTGAAGTATGGCGCTCCACCACCGCGACGAAGGTTTACTGCCGCTGAATATCTGCTTCCAGGCAAGGATCAAAAAGACGATACCGCATAGGAAGGAAAGTTCGGTGCGGAGGAGCACCATGAAGAATGCCAATACAGTGAACGAAAGATATTGGAGCGCTGTAGGGGCTTTACAGCGAGTTTGTCGAAAGGCAAATACGCAGAGGAGCGCCACGAAACAGAGCGCAAAACCGGTCTCCATACCATCGTCGAGCCATCGGACGGCGGAGGGCATCACAAGGATGCAAAGCAAAGCGACACTTAGAAGGCGGGCTCGAGCGGACTCACGAGGGATGAACTTCAAGAGGATGAAGGCAGTGCCCAGAAAAAGCAACAGATGCATGAAACTGGAGACGCCACGAGGAAGATTGGGCGACGTAATGAAACCGCGAAGAAATGCAAGCAGGTGCACGTAGAGAAGACTGGAGGCTCCATAACTCGGGTGAACACCATCGTAGGTGATCAAGTGAGTGCGGAAGAGGTTGTCGGCGTAACGCAGGTGAATGAGAGCGTCATCCTGAATAGCCGCCCAGGACAAAACAATCCAGCCAACGAGCCAAAGTCCCAGAAGCGGTAGAACAAATTTGTAAACCCTATTGTTCAAGCAACCACCCCCGTTTGAAATAAGTCCAGGAATCCAAAGTGCTTACAGTAAGACTTCTATTCATAGGAGAGAGCATCGATGGGATCTTTGCGCGCGGCTTTGATAGCAGGATAAAAGGCCCCGAGCATGGCACCCGAAAAGGCGATGAGGACTGCTGTAAAGACCCATTGGGGGGTGACGGCGAAGGCCAAAGTCGGGAATTTATAACGGAAGGCCGTACGCATTAGAAAGGTGACTGCGACTCCGAGGATGATCCCGGAGATGGCAAGCAGCGCGGTCTCGCGGAGGACTACCGTGATGATGTAAAGGCGGGAAGCGCCGAGCGACTTGAGGATGCCGATCTCGCGGGTCCGCTCCATGACTGCGGTGTACATGGACTGAAAGATGACGAGAAAACCGATAAGCACCGCGATGCCGATGACAACGCGAAGGCCGATATTGAAGCCGGGAAGCTTTTCGGGGGAGAGATTGGCGAGCAGCTCCTGTAGGGTCTCGATGTTGTACTCCTGCATGCCCGGTGTGGAGAGAACCTCGCTGCGGACAGCATCCTGAAACTGCGGGGGATTCTCGGTGCGGAGATAAAACATGCTGGCTTTGCCGGGAGTTCCACCAATCTCATTCATGGTCGTGATGGGGATGAACTTGCGTCCACCCTTTCCGTGCTGAACGATGCCCGAGATGTGAAAAGGATGGTGCAGCACGTCCATCGTGTCGCCGACCTTGAGGCCCTTAGCGGCTTCAAGATCGTCGATGATAATGTCGTCGGGATGCTGAAAGGGGGTTCCGGAGACGAAGACGAAGGGACGAAGAGCGTTATAGCTGGCGTAGTCGATGCCGTAGATGTTTTCGAGGGTCTTGCCGGCAGTTAACTGAATGTTGACTGGAGCAGCGACCTCGACGTGAGGAAGGCGACGGAGAACATCGGTTACCTGGATGGAAGCGGCGGCGCCGGACATACCGATCAGGTTGGTGGCTGCTCCGGGATGCACAATCATGTCCATGCCGATGCCGCTCTGACTGATCCGCTGGCCGTTAAGCTGACCGAGCATAATGGCGGCAATGGAGAGAATCATGATGACTTCCATGGCAATGGCGAAGGCGCTGATGATCGAGCGCAGCGGGCGATGGACGAGATTACCGACAACCAGTTTATTCATACAATTAACAGTGTATGGGAGCAGGAGCGCGAAGTATCTTTATTGACCGGGGTTTTGTGGCGAGCGAACCGGAGGCAGGCGGCGGGGAATACTCCGGACACCGTTTAGGACCTTATTCGGGAAGAACCCGCAGATTAAACTTCATGACGGATGGAGTGATGGAAGCACTGGTCGGATTGCATACATGAACATTTACGGTTCCATTGGGGTATACATATGTTGACCCCCAATCCAGCGATGACCAGCCAGCGGACAATGAGCCTGCAGGGGATACCACAGCTATCGTGGATGTCGTTGCTTTTTTCACTTGCACCTTCATATCCTGACATCCCTGAGCAGGAATAAGGGAACCCCCAATGTCGGCGGTGATGGCATCGGACCGCGCTGGAAGATCAGAGACGTAAGCCAACTGCTCCAGCTTTCCGTTGAAGCCGACAAAGTGCGCACTTGCCCTGTCGTACCGGAGATCGCCTGTGGTCGTTTTCGATCCGTTGTGGTCAGTTCCGAAATTCACGCCTGCTTTTGCCTGAATTGGGTAATTCGAAAGTATGTGAGAATCTTTAGCATTTCCGGCGCCACAGCAAATTTCAAAAACAGGTATGGATTCACCTGCAACCCACCACGACCATGTCGAGCTATCGGGGTCATACTGAACATTCGGGCCGTTATTGGGAGTCAGCACCAGACCAATCGCCGCATCCTTCCCTTTGCAGCCGGATAACTTGCACGGCAACTCAATTACAGCTTTTTCCGGTGCATAGCGTGCAGCCATCCATGAACTCCAGAGGCCACTGTTATAGAGAAACGACTTCGGAGGTCTAAAACTTCCGCCATGTCCTGCATATTCCCATTCAGGCGTTGCATTGTTGATGCTGTACCCAACACGGTCGTCATTCATCACTCCGGAAACGGAATAGCCAAATACCGGATCGTTATCAATAACATCCGGGAAGTAGACTGTTTGGAAATTGAACCCTTCCGAGACTCGTTGCTGCATCCATTCCGCTTCCTCGAGCGAAAGCCCTAGGGCGAATGGAACAGTATTCGGGCTAAGCTCAAAATGATTATCCGTAGTGTCCTTGGATGAACCTTGCACACTGTATACTTCCGCGCCATAGTAAATGTTTGCTTTATTGTTATTCGTTTGCAGATTAGCAGTTTCTCTCTCGGCAACAGAATTAGAGCCCAATTGATTCCATTTGAGCTTCGTCCATCTTCCCGGCCCCGTTGTTTCCGCACCAATGACGGTAAACACCCCATCGAAGGACGGATCAGAGGCCTTAGCAATTTTTACCGTAAGCCCAATTGGATCGAAATCCAACGGGGCATTGTTCGGAAGATCGAGGGTTACCTGATTCGACGCTCGGACAAGCGATGCTGGCGTCAACGACAAATTGAGGAATGAGGTCGCCATCGCATTTTGCAGCGACGCTCCACTGAATACCCATAGGGTCGAACCATCCAAAGAGCCCATAACCGGAAATATTCTACGCAAAGGCTTTGGAACTTTAGCCCTGTAAGTGTCAATATCCATCGAAAAAACACGTCCGCACCACCCCCCTTGCGTAAGAACAGAATTGGAGGGATGAGCATATTTCAAAGTAGCAATCAAATGTCGAGAATTTGTGATTGATTTAATATCAATCCATTCGAACGTAGAGTAGGCACTGTGCTTCTCATCTGCCAGACAAGCGAGCCCGGTTGAGAAGCGAGACGTGTCTTTCACAGATAAGTCGTACCTGCTAGCTGCATTAAAGGTCGTCGGCTCAACGCTGGAGGTTAGTACAGTTGAATGGCTAATCGGAAATGTCTGCCGATCAGGAGTGATTCTTGTGAACTCCGAGGAGAAATCACTATTAATCATTTGAAGAGCGCTGCCAGTTTGGGCATCCGTGATCGACGATACGGGAAAAGAAAGAGCGTCAACCGGATCCGTATCATAGAGAATCCGTCCATTACCCTGTGTCCCTGGGGCGTTCGTTGGATCGACACCTATAGCTCGCGATCCTGGAACACAACTAACCGCGCAATTGCCCTCGTAGACATTAGCATCTTGCAGTGCATAAGTATCGTGGAGATGTGTACCCTCGTCGAAAGCATTTCGGTAACCACCGTTGCTTTGGGAACGCAAAGTTTCTGCTAGGGTATCTCCAATCCCGTGCGTGTAATTTATCACCTGCTGTGTTATATGTTGGCCCTGTTCATAATTGTACTGAAAGACGCCGAGAGCAGTTGCTGTAGTCTTGCCAAGCATTGCATCGTTGCTACCGTCCCCAAGGTTTTCCTGAAGTATAGATCGTGTGAGGTATCCGGCTGGCCTAGACGGAGATGGAACGCCTTGTTTCGTACGAATGTCCGTAGTATATTCTCCCAAAAATTCCGCTCCGAAAGGATTTTGTAAGTAGGGGTCATTGAATATATGACCGCTTCTCCCGGCACGGTAATCGAATATCTGGGTTCCTGGTGGATTCCTTGTCCCTAGGCCGATGTAACTTGAATCTAAGTTCCCAGAGAAATAGCCTGGAAATTCGGAAAGAGTGTAGTTTGTGTCGACGATGACCCTGCAGCCAACTCCAGCACAGGCGAAATTGATTGCATTGGCGATTCCATCATTTTTGTTAGGAGCACTTAGATGTTGGAA from Edaphobacter paludis includes:
- the rplM gene encoding 50S ribosomal protein L13; this translates as MSTTIPSGKDIKRKWFVIDASGKTLGRLSTQAASILAGKLNPLYTPYIDMGDHVIVINAEKIVLTGLKSNTKLYRRYTGFPGGLREESFVKLLARRPEAIVEQSIKGMLPKSKMGRQMATKLKVYKGSQHPHLAQQPVAMEFHASNAPKA
- a CDS encoding acyltransferase, coding for MQLRRITTSGNWIPEIDGLRFIAIVATLLVHMFGEVYTRSGHDFISQYHYDFFKLVDRGDRGVSLFFVISGFILAQPFLRQHLEHAKAVSIKGYFKRRLTRLEPPYILSLLLYLFAVSLFKHQFLSLLPHFFAQVFYLHNFIFNYGSLNFVTWSLEVEVQFYIVAPLLGYLYAISRPVLRRGIMICLIVASILIQVHGGQSLIAWNFPGQLQFFLVGFLIADVRATQTKSWQSRRWDLASLLVWPAIFGLEKSNFFAFLFPVLIFIAYLAAFNGPVSRGIFQTKWIALTGGMCYSFYLMHMLVIDCVFKFTKKIIIPSSLMLSFSSQVFLLGICIYIFCTFYFVLIERPCMDPKWPGKLMARIRNRRHSPSDMIAGD
- a CDS encoding FtsX-like permease family protein; translation: MNKLVVGNLVHRPLRSIISAFAIAMEVIMILSIAAIMLGQLNGQRISQSGIGMDMIVHPGAATNLIGMSGAAASIQVTDVLRRLPHVEVAAPVNIQLTAGKTLENIYGIDYASYNALRPFVFVSGTPFQHPDDIIIDDLEAAKGLKVGDTMDVLHHPFHISGIVQHGKGGRKFIPITTMNEIGGTPGKASMFYLRTENPPQFQDAVRSEVLSTPGMQEYNIETLQELLANLSPEKLPGFNIGLRVVIGIAVLIGFLVIFQSMYTAVMERTREIGILKSLGASRLYIITVVLRETALLAISGIILGVAVTFLMRTAFRYKFPTLAFAVTPQWVFTAVLIAFSGAMLGAFYPAIKAARKDPIDALSYE